The following coding sequences are from one Leptolyngbya sp. NIES-3755 window:
- a CDS encoding ABC transporter-like protein (similar to AA sequence:cyanobase_aa:LBDG_09940) — MSVLTLRSIKKDFGIKEIVRDASFTLEAGEKVGLIGTNGSGKSTLLKMIGGLESIDEGELTKASGSRIIYLPQDPDLDPERTVLEQIFADSGDQMALVREYEQLSEQLAHGNSDAVMARLSQVTQKMDSLNAWELETKAKIVLSKLGIQDLSAKIQQLSGGYRKRIALATALLAEPDVLLMDEPTNHLDALSIEWLQSYLSRFRGALLLVTHDRYFLDRVTNRIIELDRGDLFSYNGNYSYYLEKKAAQEASEASSQRKHQGVLRRELEWLKRGAKARSTKQKARIDRVHEMQDTEFKQAQGKVQISTAGRRIGKKVVELDHVTKGFGDRILIKDFTYNFNPEDRVGIIGENGAGKSTLLNLITGRLEPDSGTIETGSTIHFGYFDQHSEDLHVNENQRVIEYLKDVAELVKTSDGEVITASQMLERFLFSPNQQYAPVNKLSGGERRRLFLLRVLMSAPNVLILDEPTNDLDVQTLAVLEEYLEDFNGSVIVVSHDRYFLDRTVDKIFALEGGGNVREYPGNYSVYLDYRKDEEIVVEKPAESKPVVAKSVSNKPRKLSFKEKRELETLETKIPELEEEKASIEQKLYKNPPAGFTEVQQLSEKLANLEEQIETSTIRWMELSEIDSN, encoded by the coding sequence ATGAGTGTTCTAACGCTACGATCGATTAAAAAAGATTTCGGCATCAAGGAAATTGTGCGCGATGCCAGTTTCACGCTGGAAGCAGGCGAGAAAGTTGGGCTGATCGGCACGAATGGTTCAGGCAAATCGACTCTGCTGAAAATGATCGGCGGTTTGGAATCGATCGATGAAGGTGAACTCACAAAAGCTTCTGGCAGTCGGATTATTTATCTGCCGCAAGACCCCGATCTTGACCCAGAGCGAACTGTTTTAGAACAGATTTTTGCAGATAGCGGTGATCAGATGGCACTCGTTCGCGAATATGAGCAGCTATCAGAGCAACTGGCGCATGGAAATTCTGATGCAGTCATGGCGCGATTGTCCCAAGTGACGCAGAAAATGGATTCGCTCAATGCTTGGGAACTAGAAACCAAAGCAAAAATTGTGTTGTCCAAGTTAGGAATTCAAGACCTTAGCGCTAAAATTCAGCAGCTATCGGGTGGCTATCGGAAACGAATTGCACTGGCGACCGCATTATTAGCGGAACCAGATGTTTTGTTAATGGATGAGCCGACGAATCATTTGGATGCGCTATCGATCGAATGGTTGCAAAGCTATCTCAGCCGATTCCGAGGTGCGTTATTGCTAGTGACGCACGATCGATATTTTCTCGATCGAGTGACGAATCGGATTATCGAACTCGATCGCGGTGATCTATTCAGCTACAACGGTAATTATTCGTATTATCTAGAAAAGAAAGCGGCTCAAGAAGCTTCAGAAGCGAGTTCGCAGCGGAAACATCAAGGTGTTCTGAGACGTGAATTAGAATGGCTCAAACGAGGAGCAAAGGCACGGAGTACGAAGCAGAAAGCGAGAATCGATCGCGTTCATGAAATGCAGGACACCGAGTTTAAACAAGCTCAGGGGAAAGTGCAAATTTCGACCGCTGGACGACGAATCGGAAAGAAAGTCGTTGAATTAGATCATGTGACGAAAGGATTTGGCGATCGCATTCTCATCAAAGATTTTACCTACAATTTCAATCCTGAAGATCGAGTCGGAATTATTGGCGAAAATGGTGCAGGAAAATCGACCTTACTGAATTTAATTACTGGAAGATTAGAGCCGGATTCTGGCACGATCGAGACAGGCAGTACGATTCATTTCGGCTATTTTGATCAACATTCTGAAGATCTTCACGTGAATGAAAATCAGCGCGTGATCGAATATTTGAAAGACGTTGCAGAACTGGTTAAAACTTCGGATGGTGAAGTGATTACTGCTTCTCAAATGTTGGAGCGATTTCTATTTTCGCCTAATCAGCAATACGCACCAGTTAATAAATTATCGGGTGGAGAAAGACGGAGATTATTCTTGCTTCGGGTGTTGATGAGTGCACCAAATGTTCTGATTTTGGACGAGCCGACGAACGATTTGGATGTGCAAACATTGGCGGTATTAGAGGAATATTTAGAGGATTTCAATGGCTCTGTGATTGTGGTGTCGCACGATCGCTATTTTCTCGATCGAACAGTTGATAAAATCTTTGCACTCGAAGGAGGCGGAAACGTTCGCGAATATCCCGGCAATTATTCGGTCTATCTCGATTACAGAAAAGATGAAGAAATTGTCGTAGAAAAGCCAGCGGAATCGAAACCCGTTGTAGCAAAATCAGTTTCTAATAAACCGCGAAAATTATCGTTTAAAGAGAAGCGCGAATTAGAAACGTTAGAGACAAAGATTCCAGAATTGGAAGAAGAAAAGGCATCGATCGAGCAAAAACTCTACAAGAATCCACCCGCAGGTTTTACCGAGGTTCAGCAACTTTCGGAGAAATTAGCGAACCTAGAAGAACAGATTGAAACGTCCACAATTCGATGGATGGAACTCTCTGAAATCGACTCGAACTAG
- a CDS encoding putative transposaseS891/IS1136/IS1341 family protein (similar to AA sequence:cyanobase_aa:PCC8801_0373), whose amino-acid sequence MLSLTYEYKAMPTNEQIQLIEHTLTVCRKVWNFALRERKDWLNARKCPINACSIVSEYITPADMPYPNWAKQCKTLTVAKAQFPELKTVNAQVLQQVLRKLETAFVDMQRKGMGFPRFKNKYRLRSFVYPQLGKSQFLKGNQIKLPQLGWMEYVKSRVLPDGFTVKQVRVVRKASGYFLMFTLGCDVNVPDPVPAGHPRGIDLGLDQFAVTSDGELIARPRFLDSLHRKLKLLQRRLRNKQKGSNNRHKLNRKIARLHQRIADTRKDWQFKLAHKLCDDAGMLFVEDIDFRTWAKGMLGKHTLDAGFGQFVSILQWVCWKRGVYFGKVNKDYTSQVCPQCDMHTGKKDLNDRLHVCHNCGYTTHRDVAAAQVIRNRGISGLGRSLEENACGDGLTGTGNSLVKSQRSRKKKGDVAVLQPA is encoded by the coding sequence ATGTTAAGCCTGACTTACGAGTACAAAGCAATGCCCACAAACGAGCAAATTCAGCTTATCGAACACACATTAACTGTGTGCCGAAAAGTGTGGAATTTTGCCTTGCGTGAACGTAAAGACTGGCTCAATGCTCGGAAATGTCCGATTAACGCTTGCTCAATCGTCTCTGAATACATCACGCCTGCTGATATGCCTTATCCCAATTGGGCGAAGCAGTGTAAAACGTTGACGGTTGCGAAAGCACAGTTTCCAGAACTCAAAACGGTTAACGCTCAAGTGCTGCAACAGGTTTTGAGAAAGTTAGAAACCGCTTTTGTCGATATGCAGCGTAAGGGCATGGGATTCCCTCGATTCAAGAACAAATATCGGCTGCGCTCGTTTGTGTATCCACAGTTGGGTAAGTCGCAGTTCTTGAAAGGGAATCAAATCAAATTGCCGCAGTTGGGCTGGATGGAATATGTCAAATCTCGCGTTCTGCCTGATGGCTTCACCGTGAAGCAAGTTCGTGTAGTTCGCAAGGCTTCGGGATATTTCCTCATGTTCACACTCGGATGTGATGTGAATGTGCCTGATCCCGTCCCTGCTGGGCATCCACGGGGGATTGATTTAGGACTCGATCAATTTGCTGTGACCTCTGATGGTGAACTGATTGCTCGTCCTCGGTTTCTCGATAGCCTGCACCGCAAGCTGAAATTGCTGCAACGCAGACTAAGAAACAAGCAAAAGGGGTCGAACAATCGGCACAAGCTGAATCGGAAAATTGCACGGCTGCATCAACGCATTGCGGATACTCGCAAAGATTGGCAATTTAAGCTGGCTCATAAACTTTGTGATGATGCTGGAATGCTGTTTGTCGAGGATATTGACTTTCGCACTTGGGCAAAAGGAATGCTGGGTAAGCACACGCTTGATGCGGGATTTGGGCAATTCGTCTCAATCCTGCAATGGGTGTGCTGGAAGCGAGGGGTTTACTTTGGCAAAGTGAACAAAGATTACACTTCGCAGGTCTGCCCACAATGCGATATGCACACCGGGAAGAAAGATTTAAATGACAGGCTTCATGTTTGTCACAACTGCGGTTACACGACTCATCGAGACGTTGCCGCCGCGCAAGTGATCCGCAATCGTGGGATCTCTGGGCTGGGACGCAGCCTGGAAGAAAATGCCTGTGGAGACGGTCTGACGGGGACTGGTAACAGTCTAGTGAAGAGTCAGCGAAGCAGGAAGAAGAAAGGGGACGTAGCGGTGCTTCAGCCCGCGTAG